In Capricornis sumatraensis isolate serow.1 chromosome 16, serow.2, whole genome shotgun sequence, a genomic segment contains:
- the MSANTD4 gene encoding myb/SANT-like DNA-binding domain-containing protein 4 has translation MKQLKRKRKSNFSVQETQTLLKEITKRKEVIFSKQLNTTINVMKRMAWEEIAQCVNAVGEGEQRTGTEVKRRYLDWRALMKRKKMKANIKLVGSGFPLPTSDLDDSLTEEIDEKIGFRSDTNFDWQNVADFRDAGGSLTEVKVEEEERDPQSPEFEIEEEEEMLSSVIPDSRRENELPDFPHIDEFFTLNSTPSRSAYDEPHLLVNIEKQKLELEKRRLDIEAERLQVEKERLQIEKERLRHLDMEHERLQLEKERLQIEREKLRLQIVNSEKPSLESELGQGEKSIHQPQDIETEKLKLERERLQLEKDRLQFLKFESEKLQIEKERLQVEKERLRIQKEGHLQ, from the exons atgaagcaattgaagaggaaaaggaaaagcaatttcAGTGTACAAGAAACTCAGACCCTTTTGAAAGAAATTACGAAAAGGAAAGAAGTAATTTTTTCCAAGCAGCTCAATACAACAATTAATGTAATGAAGCGAATGGCTTGGGAGGAGATTGCACAGTGTGTGAATGCTGTAGGAGAAGGAGAACAGAGAACAGGGACAGAAGTGAAAAGAAGGTACCTTGACTGGCGAGCCCTTatgaagagaaagaagatgaagGCAAACATTAAGCTAGTTGGTTCAGGGTTTCCCCTTCCCACATCTGATTTAGATGACTCTCTCACTGAAGAGATAGATGAAAAGATTGGATTCCGAAGTGATACAAATTTTGATTGGCAAAATGTGGCAGATTTCAGGGatgcaggtggatccttaactGAGGTCAAggtggaagaagaagaaagagatccCCAGAGTCCTGAA tttgagattgaagaggaagaagaaatgttGTCATCAGTCATACCAGATTCCAGGAGGGAAAATGAACTTCCTGATTTCCCCCACATTGATGAATTTTTTACTCTGAACTCAACACCATCTAGGTCTGCATATGATGAGCCCCATTTGCTTGTAAACATAGAGAAACAGAAACTAGAACTGGAAAAACGAAGGCTTGATATTGAGGCTGAAAGACTGCAGGTAGAGAAGGAACGCCTACAGATTGAGAAAGAGAGGCTGCGACATTTAGACATGGAGCATGAGCGACTTCAGCTGGAGAAGGAGCGGTTGCAGATTGAAAGAGAGAAGCTGAGGTTACAGATAGTCAACTCAGAGAAGCCATCTTTGGAAAGTGAACTTGGTCAAGGGGAAAAGTCCATACATCAGCCACAGGATATAGAAACTGAGAAGTTAAAACTTGAGAGAGAACGCTTACAACTGGAAAAAGATAGGCTGCAGTTTTTGAAATTTGAATCAGAGAAGCTGCAGATTGAAAAGGAACGCTTACAAGTAGAGAAAGAGAGACTACGAATTCAGAAGGAAGGACACTTGCAGTGA